From a single Arachis hypogaea cultivar Tifrunner chromosome 3, arahy.Tifrunner.gnm2.J5K5, whole genome shotgun sequence genomic region:
- the LOC112791744 gene encoding BTB/POZ domain-containing protein At1g67900 — protein sequence MKFMKLGSRPDTFYTADSVRAVTCEVSSDLIIQVKGSRYLLHKFPLLSKCLRLQRLCSESPDSGQPQIVQLPDFPGGAETFELCAKFCYGMTITLSAYNIVAARCAAEYLQMTEDVEKGNLIYKLEVFLNSCILHGWKDSIVTLQTTKSMALCLWSEDLAITSRCIEAIASKVLSHPSKVSLSHSHSRRLRDDVSSCNGTESMRHKSTSKGWWAEDLAELTIDLYWRAMIAIKSGGKTPSNLIGDALKIYASRWLPSITTKSNGHAKNKKEESQELSDSDSDSASEIASKHRLLLESIVSLLPAERGAVSCSFLLKLLKACNILNASCSSKSELARRVGLQLEEATVNDLLIPSLSHTNDMAYDVDLVMAILEQFMSQGQSPPTSPPRMRMIACERRRSRSAENIDFEFQESRRSSSASHGSKLKVAKLVDRYLQEVARDVNLPLSKFIALAEAIPDFARHDHDDLYRAIDTYLKAHPELNKSERKRLCRILDCKKLSMEACMHAAQNELLPLRVVVQVLFFEQARAAASGGGNGKVADIPSNIKALLKAHGIDPSSKHPPPLSTTTSIHGDDNWSVNGLKTPKPTTTATRNPTLRMKLAEDKDMDNITNDENGRAASRSKGINQPKRMLSKFWSTNKGVTGKN from the exons ATGAAGTTCATGAAACTTGGATCTCGTCCTGATACCTTCTACACTGCTGATTCAGTAAG GGCAGTAACTTGTGAAGTTTCAAGTGACCTGATAATTCAAGTGAAAGGAAGCAGATACCTTCTTCACAAG TTTCCCCTTCTTTCCAAGTGTTTGCGGCTCCAAAGACTCTGCTCAGAGTCACCTGATTCAGGCCAGCCTCAGATAGTGCAGCTCCCTGACTTCCCCGGCGGCGCCGAGACATTTGAGCTCTGTGCAAAGTTCTGCTATGGAATGACCATAACACTCAGTGCCTACAATATTGTGGCGGCGCGCTGCGCCGCCGAGTACCTTCAGATGACTGAGGATGTAGAAAAAGGGAACTTGATATACAAGCTTGAAGTGTTCCTGAATTCTTGCATCCTCCATGGCTGGAAGGACTCAATTGTGACACTGCAAACCACAAAATCAATGGCTCTGTGTCTGTGGTCAGAGGACTTGGCCATTACAAGCAGGTGCATTGAAGCCATAGCCTCAAAGGTCTTAAGCCATCCTTCTAAGGTGAGTTTGTCACATAGCCATTCTAGAAGGTTGAGAGATGATGTCTCTTCTTGCAATGGAACCGAAAGCATGAGGCACAAGTCAACAAGCAAGGGATGGTGGGCTGAAGATTTAGCAGAATTGACCATAGATTTGTACTGGAGAGCCATGATTGCTATCAAATCCGGCGGCAAGACACCGTCCAATTTGATCGGCGATGCGCTCAAAATCTATGCCTCAAGGTGGCTGCCAAGCATCACAACAAAAAGCAATGGACATGCCAAGAATAAGAAGGAAGAATCTCAAGAGTTATCAGACTCAGATTCGGATTCGGCAAGCGAAATAGCCTCCAAGCATCGTTTACTTTTGGAATCTATAGTGAGCCTGCTACCTGCTGAAAGAGGTGCTGTTTCTTGCAGCTTTCTTCTTAAGCTCTTGAAGGCTTGCAATATTCTGAATGCATCTTGTTCTTCAAAGAGTGAATTGGCAAGAAGAGTAGGACTTCAGTTGGAGGAAGCAACAGTGAATGATCTTTTGATACCTTCACTTTCTCACACAAATGATATGGCTTATGATGTGGATTTGGTGATGGCAATATTGGAACAGTTTATGTCACAGGGGCAGAGTCCTCCAACTAGTCCTCCAAGAATGAGGATGATTGCCTGCGAAAGAAGGCGGTCGAGGTCGGCCGAGAACATTGATTTCGAGTTCCAGGAGAGCAGGAGGTCCTCCTCAGCTTCTCATGGATCAAAGTTGAAGGTGGCTAAGCTTGTGGATAGGTACCTTCAGGAGGTGGCCAGGGATGTCAACTTGCCTTTGTCAAAGTTCATTGCTCTTGCTGAGGCTATACCAGATTTTGCAAGACATGATCATGATGATCTATACAGAGCTATTGATACTTATCTCAAG GCTCATCCAGAACTGAATAAAAGCGAAAGGAAAAGACTATGTAGGATCCTAGACTGCAAGAAACTATCCATGGAAGCATGCATGCATGCAGCACAAAATGAGCTACTCCCTCTAAGAGTGGTTGTCCAAGTCCTCTTCTTTGAGCAAGCCAGAGCAGCAGCATCCGGCGGCGGCAACGGAAAAGTCGCCGACATACCAAGCAACATCAAGGCATTACTGAAAGCACATGGCATTGACCCTTCTTCAAAGCATCCCCCACCATTGAGCACCACCACAAGCATTCATGGTGATGATAACTGGAGTGTCAATGGACTCAAGACACCAAagccaacaacaacagcaacaaggAATCCAACTCTGAGAATGAAGCTAGCAGAGGATAAAGACATGGATAACATTACCAATGATGAAAATGGGAGAGCTGCTTCTAGATCTAAGGGTATTAATCAACCAAAACGAATGCTTAGTAAGTTCTGGTCTACAAACAAAGGTGTCACAGGAAAGAATTAG